From Salvelinus fontinalis isolate EN_2023a chromosome 30, ASM2944872v1, whole genome shotgun sequence, one genomic window encodes:
- the LOC129829105 gene encoding F-box only protein 11-like isoform X2, protein MNSVRATNRRPRRVSRPRPVQPDQNEGDRDEEAPAAAAEAAVEESGPAAGNSPYQLRRKSLLPKRTASSTAVACPSKTAMEGASTSTTESFGHRAKRARVSGKSHDPPAAPAEQYLQQKLPDEVVLKIFTYLLEQDLCQTACVCKRFSQLANDPILWKRLYMEVFEYTRPMMHPEPGKFYQVSPEEHDHPNPWKDSFQQLYKGAHVKPGFAEHFYSNPGRYKGRENMLYYDTIEDALGGVQEAHFEGLIFVHSGIYTDEWIYIESPITMIGAAPGKVSDKVVIENTRDSTFVFMEGSEDAYVGYITIRFNPDDKSAQHHNAHHCLEITVNCSPNIDHCIIRSTCTVGSAVCVSGQGACPSIKHCNISDCENVGLYITDHAQGIYEDNEISNNALAGIWVKNHGNPIIRRNHIHHGRDVGVFTFDHGMGYFESCNIHRNRIAGFEVKAYANPTVVRCEIHHGQTGGIYVHEKGRGQFIENKIYANNFAGVWITSNSDPTIRGNAIFNGNQGGVYIFGDGRGLIEGNDIHGNALAGIQIRTNSCPIVRHNKIHDGQHGGIYVHEKGQGVIEENEVYSNTLAGVWVTTGSTPVLRRNRIHSGKQVGVYFYDNGHGVLEDNDIYNHMYSGVQIRTGSNPKIRRNKIWGGQNGGILVYNSGLGFIEDNEIFDNAMAGVWIKTDSNPTLRRNKIHDGRDGGICIFNGGRGLLEENDIFRNAQAGVLISTNSHPVLRKNRIFDGFAAGIEITNHATATLEGNQIFNNRFGGLFLASGVNVTMKDNKILNNQDAIEKAVSRGQCLYKISSYTSYPMHDFYRCHTCNTTDRNAICVNCIKKCHQGHDVEFIRHDRFFCDCGAGTLSNPCTLAGEPTHDTDTLYDSAPPIESNTLQHN, encoded by the exons ATGAACTCCGTCAGAGCCACCAACCGGAGACCCAGGCGAGTCTCAAGGCCGCGCCCGGTGCAGCCCGACCAGAACGAGGGCGACCGAG ATGAGGAGGCTCCAGCTGCAGCAGCGGAGGCGGCTGTGGAGGAGTCCGGGCCTGCAGCTGGGAACAGCCCCTACCAGCTCAGGCGCAAGTCTCTATTGCCCAAGAGAACAGCCTCCAGTACTGCAGTGGCCTGTCCCAGCAAGACTGCTATGGag GGAGCATCCACCTCAACAACAGAATCCTTTGGCCACCGAGCCAAACGGGCCAGAGTCTCCGGCAAAAGCCACGACCCGCCAG CGGCTCCAGCAGAGCAGTACCTGCAGCAGAAGCTTCCAGATGAGGTGGTTCTGAAGATCTTCACATACCTCCTGGAGCAGGACCTCTGTCAAACTGCCTGCGTCTGCAAACGCTTCAGCCAGCTAGCCAACGACCCTATACTctg gAAGCGTCTGTACATGGAGGTGTTTGAGTACACACGTCCCATGATGCACCCTGAGCCAGGAAAGTTCTACCAGGTCAGCCCTGAGGAACACGACCACCCCAACCCCTGGAAGGACAGCTTCCAACAACTG tATAAAGGAGCCCATGTGAAGCCAGGCTTTGCTGAACATTTCTACAGCAACCCTGGGAGGTACAAAGGCAGGGAGAATATGCTG TACTATGACACAATAGAGGATGCATTAGGAGGGGTGCAGGAGGCTCATTTTGAAGGGCTGATCTTCGTGCACTCTGGGATCTACACTGACGAGTGGATCTACATCGAGTCCCCTATCACCATGATCGGAGCAG cTCCGGGTAAGGTGTCTGATAAGGTGGTGATTGAGAACACCAGAGACTCAACGTTTGTCTTCATGGAAGGATCAGAGGACGCCTACGTAGGATACATAACTATTAGG TTTAACCCAGATGATAAGTCGGCTCAGCACCACAATGCCCACCACTGTCTGGAGATCACTGTCAACTGTTCTCCCAACATAGACCACTGTATCATCAGATCTACCTGCACAG TTGGCTCGGCTGTCTGTGTGAGCGGCCAGGGGGCGTGTCCTAGCATCAAACACTGCAACATCAGCGACTGTGAGAACGTTGGACTTTACATCACCGACCATGCGCAG GGTATCTATGAGGATAATGAGATCAGTAATAATGCATTGGCGGGAATCTGGGTAAAAAACCACGGCAACCCCATCATCAGACGAAACCACATCCACCACGGCCGAGATGTAGGAGTCTTCACCTTCGACCATGGAATG gGTTATTTTGAGAGTTGTAACATCCACCGGAATCGTATAGCAGGCTTTGAAGTGAAGGCGTATGCTAACCCTACAGTGGTTCGCTGTGAGATCCACCATGGCCAAACAGGGGGCATCTATGTGCATGAGAAAGGACGGGGACAGTTCATAGAAAACAAGATCTACGCCAACAACTTCGCCGGAGTCTGGATCACCTCCAACAGTGACCCTACGATACG GGGCAATGCAATCTTTAACGGTAACCAAGGGGGCGTGTACATATTTGGCGATGGGCGTGGCCTGATCGAGGGGAATGATATCCATGGCAACGCTCTGGCGGGAATCCAGATCAGAACCAATAGCTGCCCAATTGTACGCCACAACAAGATCCACGACGGACAGCATGGCGGCATCTACGTG catGAGAAGGGCCAGGGTGTGATAGAGGAGAACGAGGTGTACAGCAACACACTGGCAGGCGTCTGGGTGACCACCGGCAGCACACCTGTCCTCCGCAGGAACCGCATCCACAGCGGCAAACAG GTAGGGGTGTATTTCTATGACAACGGTCATGGGGTGTTGGAAGACAACGACATCTACAATCACATGTACTCTGGCGTTCAGATACG AACTGGCAGCAACCCCAAGATCCGACGCAACAAGATCTGGGGAGGACAGAACGGAGGCATTCTGGTCTACAACTCGGGTCTGGGTTTTATCGAGGACAATGAGATCTTCGACAACGCCATGGCGGGCGTGTGGATTAAGACGGACAGCAACCCCACGCTGCGACGCAACAAGATCCACGACGGGAGAGACGGGGGCATCTGTATCTTTAACGGAGGGAGAGGTCTTCTGGAGGAGAACGATATCTTCAGGAACGCCCAGGCAGGAGTTCTGATCAGCACCAACAGCCACCCGGTGCTCCGCAAGAACCGTATCTTTGACGGCTTTGCTGCAG GCATCGAGATAACCAACCATGCCACGGCGACTCTGGAGGGAAACCAGATCTTCAACAACCGTTTCGGTGGCCTGTTCCTCGCCTCGGGGGTCAACGTCACCATGAAAG aTAACAAGATATTGAATAATCAGGATGCCATAGAGAAAGCTGTGAGCAGAGGACAGTGTCTCTACAAGATCTCCAGCTACACCTCCTACCCCATGCACGActtctacag GTGTCACACCTGCAATACGACAGACAGGAACGCCATCTGTGTGAACTGCATCAAGAAGTGTCACCAAGGACACGACGTGGAGTTTATACGGCACGATAG GTTTTTCTGTGACTGTGGAGCGGGAACTCTTTCCAACCCCTGTACGCTGGCTGGGGAACCAACACatgacacagacacactctaCGACTCCGCTCCGCCCATAGAGTCCAACACGCTGCAGCACAACTGA
- the LOC129829105 gene encoding F-box only protein 11-like isoform X1, whose translation MNSVRATNRRPRRVSRPRPVQPDQNEGDRADEEAPAAAAEAAVEESGPAAGNSPYQLRRKSLLPKRTASSTAVACPSKTAMEGASTSTTESFGHRAKRARVSGKSHDPPAAPAEQYLQQKLPDEVVLKIFTYLLEQDLCQTACVCKRFSQLANDPILWKRLYMEVFEYTRPMMHPEPGKFYQVSPEEHDHPNPWKDSFQQLYKGAHVKPGFAEHFYSNPGRYKGRENMLYYDTIEDALGGVQEAHFEGLIFVHSGIYTDEWIYIESPITMIGAAPGKVSDKVVIENTRDSTFVFMEGSEDAYVGYITIRFNPDDKSAQHHNAHHCLEITVNCSPNIDHCIIRSTCTVGSAVCVSGQGACPSIKHCNISDCENVGLYITDHAQGIYEDNEISNNALAGIWVKNHGNPIIRRNHIHHGRDVGVFTFDHGMGYFESCNIHRNRIAGFEVKAYANPTVVRCEIHHGQTGGIYVHEKGRGQFIENKIYANNFAGVWITSNSDPTIRGNAIFNGNQGGVYIFGDGRGLIEGNDIHGNALAGIQIRTNSCPIVRHNKIHDGQHGGIYVHEKGQGVIEENEVYSNTLAGVWVTTGSTPVLRRNRIHSGKQVGVYFYDNGHGVLEDNDIYNHMYSGVQIRTGSNPKIRRNKIWGGQNGGILVYNSGLGFIEDNEIFDNAMAGVWIKTDSNPTLRRNKIHDGRDGGICIFNGGRGLLEENDIFRNAQAGVLISTNSHPVLRKNRIFDGFAAGIEITNHATATLEGNQIFNNRFGGLFLASGVNVTMKDNKILNNQDAIEKAVSRGQCLYKISSYTSYPMHDFYRCHTCNTTDRNAICVNCIKKCHQGHDVEFIRHDRFFCDCGAGTLSNPCTLAGEPTHDTDTLYDSAPPIESNTLQHN comes from the exons ATGAACTCCGTCAGAGCCACCAACCGGAGACCCAGGCGAGTCTCAAGGCCGCGCCCGGTGCAGCCCGACCAGAACGAGGGCGACCGAG CAGATGAGGAGGCTCCAGCTGCAGCAGCGGAGGCGGCTGTGGAGGAGTCCGGGCCTGCAGCTGGGAACAGCCCCTACCAGCTCAGGCGCAAGTCTCTATTGCCCAAGAGAACAGCCTCCAGTACTGCAGTGGCCTGTCCCAGCAAGACTGCTATGGag GGAGCATCCACCTCAACAACAGAATCCTTTGGCCACCGAGCCAAACGGGCCAGAGTCTCCGGCAAAAGCCACGACCCGCCAG CGGCTCCAGCAGAGCAGTACCTGCAGCAGAAGCTTCCAGATGAGGTGGTTCTGAAGATCTTCACATACCTCCTGGAGCAGGACCTCTGTCAAACTGCCTGCGTCTGCAAACGCTTCAGCCAGCTAGCCAACGACCCTATACTctg gAAGCGTCTGTACATGGAGGTGTTTGAGTACACACGTCCCATGATGCACCCTGAGCCAGGAAAGTTCTACCAGGTCAGCCCTGAGGAACACGACCACCCCAACCCCTGGAAGGACAGCTTCCAACAACTG tATAAAGGAGCCCATGTGAAGCCAGGCTTTGCTGAACATTTCTACAGCAACCCTGGGAGGTACAAAGGCAGGGAGAATATGCTG TACTATGACACAATAGAGGATGCATTAGGAGGGGTGCAGGAGGCTCATTTTGAAGGGCTGATCTTCGTGCACTCTGGGATCTACACTGACGAGTGGATCTACATCGAGTCCCCTATCACCATGATCGGAGCAG cTCCGGGTAAGGTGTCTGATAAGGTGGTGATTGAGAACACCAGAGACTCAACGTTTGTCTTCATGGAAGGATCAGAGGACGCCTACGTAGGATACATAACTATTAGG TTTAACCCAGATGATAAGTCGGCTCAGCACCACAATGCCCACCACTGTCTGGAGATCACTGTCAACTGTTCTCCCAACATAGACCACTGTATCATCAGATCTACCTGCACAG TTGGCTCGGCTGTCTGTGTGAGCGGCCAGGGGGCGTGTCCTAGCATCAAACACTGCAACATCAGCGACTGTGAGAACGTTGGACTTTACATCACCGACCATGCGCAG GGTATCTATGAGGATAATGAGATCAGTAATAATGCATTGGCGGGAATCTGGGTAAAAAACCACGGCAACCCCATCATCAGACGAAACCACATCCACCACGGCCGAGATGTAGGAGTCTTCACCTTCGACCATGGAATG gGTTATTTTGAGAGTTGTAACATCCACCGGAATCGTATAGCAGGCTTTGAAGTGAAGGCGTATGCTAACCCTACAGTGGTTCGCTGTGAGATCCACCATGGCCAAACAGGGGGCATCTATGTGCATGAGAAAGGACGGGGACAGTTCATAGAAAACAAGATCTACGCCAACAACTTCGCCGGAGTCTGGATCACCTCCAACAGTGACCCTACGATACG GGGCAATGCAATCTTTAACGGTAACCAAGGGGGCGTGTACATATTTGGCGATGGGCGTGGCCTGATCGAGGGGAATGATATCCATGGCAACGCTCTGGCGGGAATCCAGATCAGAACCAATAGCTGCCCAATTGTACGCCACAACAAGATCCACGACGGACAGCATGGCGGCATCTACGTG catGAGAAGGGCCAGGGTGTGATAGAGGAGAACGAGGTGTACAGCAACACACTGGCAGGCGTCTGGGTGACCACCGGCAGCACACCTGTCCTCCGCAGGAACCGCATCCACAGCGGCAAACAG GTAGGGGTGTATTTCTATGACAACGGTCATGGGGTGTTGGAAGACAACGACATCTACAATCACATGTACTCTGGCGTTCAGATACG AACTGGCAGCAACCCCAAGATCCGACGCAACAAGATCTGGGGAGGACAGAACGGAGGCATTCTGGTCTACAACTCGGGTCTGGGTTTTATCGAGGACAATGAGATCTTCGACAACGCCATGGCGGGCGTGTGGATTAAGACGGACAGCAACCCCACGCTGCGACGCAACAAGATCCACGACGGGAGAGACGGGGGCATCTGTATCTTTAACGGAGGGAGAGGTCTTCTGGAGGAGAACGATATCTTCAGGAACGCCCAGGCAGGAGTTCTGATCAGCACCAACAGCCACCCGGTGCTCCGCAAGAACCGTATCTTTGACGGCTTTGCTGCAG GCATCGAGATAACCAACCATGCCACGGCGACTCTGGAGGGAAACCAGATCTTCAACAACCGTTTCGGTGGCCTGTTCCTCGCCTCGGGGGTCAACGTCACCATGAAAG aTAACAAGATATTGAATAATCAGGATGCCATAGAGAAAGCTGTGAGCAGAGGACAGTGTCTCTACAAGATCTCCAGCTACACCTCCTACCCCATGCACGActtctacag GTGTCACACCTGCAATACGACAGACAGGAACGCCATCTGTGTGAACTGCATCAAGAAGTGTCACCAAGGACACGACGTGGAGTTTATACGGCACGATAG GTTTTTCTGTGACTGTGGAGCGGGAACTCTTTCCAACCCCTGTACGCTGGCTGGGGAACCAACACatgacacagacacactctaCGACTCCGCTCCGCCCATAGAGTCCAACACGCTGCAGCACAACTGA
- the LOC129829105 gene encoding F-box only protein 11-like isoform X3 — MNSVRATNRRPRRVSRPRPVQPDQNEGDRADEEAPAAAAEAAVEESGPAAGNSPYQLRRKSLLPKRTASSTAVACPSKTAMEGASTSTTESFGHRAKRARVSGKSHDPPAAPAEQYLQQKLPDEVVLKIFTYLLEQDLCQTACVCKRFSQLANDPILWKRLYMEVFEYTRPMMHPEPGKFYQVSPEEHDHPNPWKDSFQQLYKGAHVKPGFAEHFYSNPGRYKGRENMLYYDTIEDALGGVQEAHFEGLIFVHSGIYTDEWIYIESPITMIGAAPGKVSDKVVIENTRDSTFVFMEGSEDAYVGYITIRFNPDDKSAQHHNAHHCLEITVNCSPNIDHCIIRSTCTVGSAVCVSGQGACPSIKHCNISDCENVGLYITDHAQGIYEDNEISNNALAGIWVKNHGNPIIRRNHIHHGRDVGVFTFDHGMGYFESCNIHRNRIAGFEVKAYANPTVVRCEIHHGQTGGIYVHEKGRGQFIENKIYANNFAGVWITSNSDPTIRGNAIFNGNQGGVYIFGDGRGLIEGNDIHGNALAGIQIRTNSCPIVRHNKIHDGQHGGIYVHEKGQGVIEENEVYSNTLAGVWVTTGSTPVLRRNRIHSGKQVGVYFYDNGHGVLEDNDIYNHMYSGVQIRTGSNPKIRRNKIWGGQNGGILVYNSGLGFIEDNEIFDNAMAGVWIKTDSNPTLRRNKIHDGRDGGICIFNGGRGLLEENDIFRNAQAGVLISTNSHPVLRKNRIFDGFAAGIEITNHATATLEGNQIFNNRFGGLFLASGVNVTMKDNKILNNQDAIEKAVSRGQCLYKISSYTSYPMHDFYRCHTCNTTDRNAICVNCIKKCHQGHDVEFIRHDR, encoded by the exons ATGAACTCCGTCAGAGCCACCAACCGGAGACCCAGGCGAGTCTCAAGGCCGCGCCCGGTGCAGCCCGACCAGAACGAGGGCGACCGAG CAGATGAGGAGGCTCCAGCTGCAGCAGCGGAGGCGGCTGTGGAGGAGTCCGGGCCTGCAGCTGGGAACAGCCCCTACCAGCTCAGGCGCAAGTCTCTATTGCCCAAGAGAACAGCCTCCAGTACTGCAGTGGCCTGTCCCAGCAAGACTGCTATGGag GGAGCATCCACCTCAACAACAGAATCCTTTGGCCACCGAGCCAAACGGGCCAGAGTCTCCGGCAAAAGCCACGACCCGCCAG CGGCTCCAGCAGAGCAGTACCTGCAGCAGAAGCTTCCAGATGAGGTGGTTCTGAAGATCTTCACATACCTCCTGGAGCAGGACCTCTGTCAAACTGCCTGCGTCTGCAAACGCTTCAGCCAGCTAGCCAACGACCCTATACTctg gAAGCGTCTGTACATGGAGGTGTTTGAGTACACACGTCCCATGATGCACCCTGAGCCAGGAAAGTTCTACCAGGTCAGCCCTGAGGAACACGACCACCCCAACCCCTGGAAGGACAGCTTCCAACAACTG tATAAAGGAGCCCATGTGAAGCCAGGCTTTGCTGAACATTTCTACAGCAACCCTGGGAGGTACAAAGGCAGGGAGAATATGCTG TACTATGACACAATAGAGGATGCATTAGGAGGGGTGCAGGAGGCTCATTTTGAAGGGCTGATCTTCGTGCACTCTGGGATCTACACTGACGAGTGGATCTACATCGAGTCCCCTATCACCATGATCGGAGCAG cTCCGGGTAAGGTGTCTGATAAGGTGGTGATTGAGAACACCAGAGACTCAACGTTTGTCTTCATGGAAGGATCAGAGGACGCCTACGTAGGATACATAACTATTAGG TTTAACCCAGATGATAAGTCGGCTCAGCACCACAATGCCCACCACTGTCTGGAGATCACTGTCAACTGTTCTCCCAACATAGACCACTGTATCATCAGATCTACCTGCACAG TTGGCTCGGCTGTCTGTGTGAGCGGCCAGGGGGCGTGTCCTAGCATCAAACACTGCAACATCAGCGACTGTGAGAACGTTGGACTTTACATCACCGACCATGCGCAG GGTATCTATGAGGATAATGAGATCAGTAATAATGCATTGGCGGGAATCTGGGTAAAAAACCACGGCAACCCCATCATCAGACGAAACCACATCCACCACGGCCGAGATGTAGGAGTCTTCACCTTCGACCATGGAATG gGTTATTTTGAGAGTTGTAACATCCACCGGAATCGTATAGCAGGCTTTGAAGTGAAGGCGTATGCTAACCCTACAGTGGTTCGCTGTGAGATCCACCATGGCCAAACAGGGGGCATCTATGTGCATGAGAAAGGACGGGGACAGTTCATAGAAAACAAGATCTACGCCAACAACTTCGCCGGAGTCTGGATCACCTCCAACAGTGACCCTACGATACG GGGCAATGCAATCTTTAACGGTAACCAAGGGGGCGTGTACATATTTGGCGATGGGCGTGGCCTGATCGAGGGGAATGATATCCATGGCAACGCTCTGGCGGGAATCCAGATCAGAACCAATAGCTGCCCAATTGTACGCCACAACAAGATCCACGACGGACAGCATGGCGGCATCTACGTG catGAGAAGGGCCAGGGTGTGATAGAGGAGAACGAGGTGTACAGCAACACACTGGCAGGCGTCTGGGTGACCACCGGCAGCACACCTGTCCTCCGCAGGAACCGCATCCACAGCGGCAAACAG GTAGGGGTGTATTTCTATGACAACGGTCATGGGGTGTTGGAAGACAACGACATCTACAATCACATGTACTCTGGCGTTCAGATACG AACTGGCAGCAACCCCAAGATCCGACGCAACAAGATCTGGGGAGGACAGAACGGAGGCATTCTGGTCTACAACTCGGGTCTGGGTTTTATCGAGGACAATGAGATCTTCGACAACGCCATGGCGGGCGTGTGGATTAAGACGGACAGCAACCCCACGCTGCGACGCAACAAGATCCACGACGGGAGAGACGGGGGCATCTGTATCTTTAACGGAGGGAGAGGTCTTCTGGAGGAGAACGATATCTTCAGGAACGCCCAGGCAGGAGTTCTGATCAGCACCAACAGCCACCCGGTGCTCCGCAAGAACCGTATCTTTGACGGCTTTGCTGCAG GCATCGAGATAACCAACCATGCCACGGCGACTCTGGAGGGAAACCAGATCTTCAACAACCGTTTCGGTGGCCTGTTCCTCGCCTCGGGGGTCAACGTCACCATGAAAG aTAACAAGATATTGAATAATCAGGATGCCATAGAGAAAGCTGTGAGCAGAGGACAGTGTCTCTACAAGATCTCCAGCTACACCTCCTACCCCATGCACGActtctacag GTGTCACACCTGCAATACGACAGACAGGAACGCCATCTGTGTGAACTGCATCAAGAAGTGTCACCAAGGACACGACGTGGAGTTTATACGGCACGATAGGTAA